A part of Candidatus Electrothrix aestuarii genomic DNA contains:
- a CDS encoding transposase: protein MFTIPQELRKIIFSDRMLIKIMMDCASKAAVEVLQSKGVDAVPGILLVVHTFGRDLKFNPHVHMLMTEGGLTSSNQWVDIPFLPYGLLRKNGNIIC, encoded by the coding sequence GTGTTTACCATTCCACAAGAACTCCGAAAGATAATTTTTAGTGATCGTATGCTGATCAAGATTATGATGGATTGTGCTTCAAAAGCGGCTGTGGAAGTACTTCAAAGTAAAGGAGTTGATGCTGTTCCGGGAATTCTATTAGTTGTCCATACGTTTGGAAGAGATCTTAAGTTTAATCCGCATGTCCATATGTTAATGACAGAAGGAGGATTAACATCTTCCAATCAGTGGGTTGATATTCCATTTTTGCCATATGGTCTGCTTAGAAAAAATGGCAATATTATTTGCTGA
- the cbiE gene encoding precorrin-6y C5,15-methyltransferase (decarboxylating) subunit CbiE, with protein MSEVFIFGVSGEELPKEQLRKIASCSAVVVSSRHQALLKGMEIHRIPVAPVEEMVFELAVALNEGDVAVLASGDPLFFGIGRTLLERFGPELVHITPALSAVQLACTRFKLPWDDLPLISLHGRSAKDIAGKILGKPKVMLFTDHRNSPDRIAQELLTVLEEHKDNVRKKRIRVRVAENLGLKDERICSGTLADIAGQKFSPLNMLLIEQQQAPEAEGAETADDFILGLQEDEIAHSRGLITKDEIRAVILHRLRLPRSGVLWDVGGGSGSVSVEAARLCPDLTIYIIEQKEEGWENIRANIVRYGLYNIKLICGQAPDVFPQLPDPDRVFIGGSKGLLVEIIPRCAKRLTPKGRMVASAVLKKTAEQAPLLMSSNGLDVDARTVAVTREEIRYTNYGEPGLLLNPITIITGKK; from the coding sequence ATGTCTGAAGTTTTCATATTTGGTGTCAGTGGTGAAGAGTTACCCAAGGAGCAGCTACGCAAGATAGCGTCATGCAGTGCTGTGGTGGTGTCCTCACGCCATCAGGCTCTGCTCAAGGGCATGGAGATCCACCGGATCCCTGTTGCGCCGGTGGAAGAGATGGTCTTTGAACTGGCAGTGGCCCTGAACGAGGGCGATGTCGCGGTGCTGGCCTCTGGTGATCCGCTCTTTTTCGGTATAGGGCGTACGCTGCTAGAACGTTTCGGTCCTGAGCTGGTACATATCACTCCGGCCCTGTCTGCTGTGCAGCTGGCCTGTACCCGTTTCAAGCTGCCTTGGGATGATCTGCCCCTGATCAGTTTGCATGGTCGCTCGGCGAAGGATATTGCTGGCAAGATTTTAGGTAAGCCTAAGGTGATGCTCTTTACAGATCATCGCAATAGTCCTGACCGAATAGCCCAGGAATTGCTGACGGTCCTGGAAGAGCATAAGGATAATGTCCGGAAAAAGAGAATTCGGGTTCGGGTTGCCGAGAACCTGGGGTTGAAAGACGAACGTATATGCAGCGGTACCTTGGCTGATATTGCTGGACAGAAGTTTTCACCGCTCAATATGTTGCTGATTGAACAACAGCAGGCACCTGAGGCAGAGGGGGCGGAGACCGCTGATGATTTTATCCTCGGCCTTCAGGAAGATGAGATTGCCCATTCCCGAGGGCTGATCACCAAGGATGAGATCCGGGCTGTGATTCTCCATCGCTTACGTTTACCACGAAGCGGGGTTCTTTGGGATGTGGGCGGTGGTTCCGGTTCTGTCTCAGTGGAGGCGGCCCGGCTTTGCCCGGATCTGACCATCTATATTATTGAGCAGAAAGAAGAGGGCTGGGAGAATATCCGCGCCAATATTGTTCGCTATGGTCTTTATAATATTAAGCTGATCTGCGGTCAGGCCCCGGATGTCTTCCCTCAATTACCTGATCCTGATCGGGTCTTTATTGGTGGCAGCAAGGGCTTGCTGGTGGAGATTATTCCTCGCTGTGCCAAAAGACTGACGCCAAAGGGCCGGATGGTGGCCAGTGCTGTCTTGAAAAAGACAGCGGAACAGGCCCCCTTGCTGATGTCATCCAATGGGCTGGACGTGGACGCGCGCACTGTGGCGGTCACCCGTGAAGAAATACGCTATACCAATTATGGGGAGCCGGGGCTCCTGCTCAATCCCATTACCATAATAACTGGAAAAAAATAG
- a CDS encoding DUF4274 domain-containing protein has product MSVSELTQEQLRRLNTFTDDLVNMDLSEEQLFSLLEKMTSPEELYYLPWLINWDDELAEKTIDWILESPLCDAGTALSIYWLNQPVDSAGKKIADAYDDWERRKISLHLSIEQRIKSMSFPSAKIQYDPKWHWAYWNDEDVEDEDIAGIPEYMKAPTPGRKIADIRELPWNDIA; this is encoded by the coding sequence ATGTCGGTCAGTGAATTAACTCAAGAGCAATTGCGGCGATTAAATACATTCACAGATGATTTAGTAAATATGGATTTATCTGAAGAACAGCTCTTTTCCCTATTGGAAAAAATGACATCTCCAGAAGAACTTTATTATTTGCCGTGGTTAATAAACTGGGACGATGAACTCGCAGAGAAAACAATTGATTGGATATTAGAAAGCCCCTTGTGTGATGCGGGCACAGCTCTATCAATTTACTGGTTAAACCAACCCGTAGACTCAGCTGGGAAAAAAATAGCAGATGCATACGATGACTGGGAACGACGGAAGATATCACTGCATCTTTCCATAGAACAGCGTATAAAATCTATGAGTTTTCCAAGCGCAAAAATACAATACGATCCCAAATGGCACTGGGCGTACTGGAATGATGAAGATGTGGAAGACGAAGATATAGCAGGTATTCCAGAGTATATGAAAGCACCAACACCAGGGAGAAAGATTGCTGATATTCGGGAGTTACCCTGGAACGACATTGCCTGA
- the cobM gene encoding precorrin-4 C(11)-methyltransferase — MNTASNTTNIPVVFLGAGPGDPELITVKGRRLLDEADVIVYAGSLVNPALLDGVQAEIHNSASMTLDEVLAVLTDAWRTGRKAIRLHTGDPAIYGAIREQMQRLDAQDIPYEVVPGVSSALAASAALQVELTVPEVTQTVIFTRQAGRTSVPEQESLRNLAAIQASMCIFLSVSMIDKVVAELMAGGYPEDTPIAVVEKASWPDQQIVRGTLADIAEKIKASAIRKTAMIVVGRALSDDPTAASKLYDAGFSHEYRRSST, encoded by the coding sequence ATGAACACAGCGAGTAACACAACGAACATCCCTGTTGTCTTTCTCGGGGCCGGACCTGGCGATCCTGAGCTCATCACTGTTAAGGGACGGCGTCTGCTGGATGAAGCCGATGTTATCGTTTATGCTGGTAGCTTAGTGAATCCGGCCCTGCTGGATGGCGTGCAGGCAGAGATCCATAATTCTGCCTCCATGACCCTGGATGAAGTGCTGGCTGTGCTCACCGATGCTTGGCGTACAGGCAGGAAGGCAATCCGCCTCCACACCGGTGATCCTGCTATTTACGGAGCAATCCGGGAGCAGATGCAGCGGCTGGATGCACAGGATATTCCCTATGAGGTGGTACCTGGAGTGAGCTCAGCACTCGCTGCCTCTGCGGCTCTACAGGTAGAACTCACTGTGCCCGAGGTCACCCAGACCGTGATCTTTACCCGGCAGGCTGGTCGGACCTCAGTCCCTGAGCAGGAGTCCCTGCGCAATCTGGCTGCAATCCAGGCCTCCATGTGTATCTTTCTCTCTGTCTCTATGATAGATAAGGTGGTGGCGGAGCTTATGGCAGGAGGGTATCCTGAAGACACCCCTATCGCGGTGGTGGAAAAGGCCTCCTGGCCGGATCAGCAGATTGTTCGGGGCACCTTGGCTGATATTGCCGAGAAGATCAAGGCCTCTGCCATCCGCAAGACCGCCATGATCGTGGTGGGCCGGGCCCTATCCGATGATCCGACGGCTGCTTCCAAGCTCTATGATGCGGGTTTTAGTCATGAGTATCGGAGGAGCAGTACGTAG
- a CDS encoding IS3 family transposase yields MSRQAYYQALQRQMLQAAENQLIVELVRAIRQRHPRMGGRKLHYELQDSMAALGISRGRDAFFKLLSAHNLLVPTRLSHRKTTHAGLWRCPNLLIDLTITHVHQAWVGDITYITTETGFVYLALLTDVFSRFIVGFDLSSSLAVEGCDRALKQAIAQADGADLRGLIHHSDHGVQYTAWLYRERLQKMEIRSSMGEVGNCYENALAERVNGILKGEYGLDDLFIVV; encoded by the coding sequence ATCAGTCGGCAGGCATATTACCAGGCATTGCAGCGACAGATGCTCCAGGCAGCCGAAAACCAACTCATCGTGGAACTGGTCAGGGCCATCCGCCAGCGTCACCCACGTATGGGCGGACGAAAACTGCATTACGAACTACAGGATTCGATGGCCGCCTTGGGAATTTCCAGGGGCAGAGACGCATTTTTCAAGCTGTTATCAGCACATAACCTGCTGGTCCCAACCAGACTCAGCCATCGCAAAACCACACATGCTGGCCTGTGGCGATGCCCCAATCTGTTGATTGATTTAACCATTACCCACGTCCATCAGGCCTGGGTTGGTGACATCACCTATATCACGACCGAGACGGGATTTGTTTATCTGGCTTTACTGACCGATGTTTTTTCTCGCTTTATTGTCGGCTTCGATCTCTCGTCGTCGCTTGCGGTCGAAGGGTGTGACCGGGCGCTGAAACAGGCGATAGCACAGGCTGACGGTGCTGATTTGCGTGGCCTGATCCATCATTCGGATCATGGGGTGCAATACACCGCCTGGCTGTACCGGGAGCGATTGCAAAAGATGGAGATACGTTCCAGCATGGGAGAAGTGGGCAACTGTTACGAAAACGCCTTAGCTGAACGAGTGAATGGAATCTTAAAAGGCGAATATGGCCTTGACGACCTTTTCATTGTTGTATAG
- the cobI gene encoding precorrin-2 C(20)-methyltransferase: MKQGKSQGRLYLVGVGPGDPELMTYKAVRVLEQTKVWVAPKAKADGASAALQIASAMVGLADKEVLEVRFPMKKIRLEQEHDPEVQQGWQEAARIVLERLDQGEDVAFPTLGDPGLYSTSFYLLNTLQELRQELPVTIIPGITAMSACSAQVNAPLGLGDDVLSVVPAAFDDARLRDILQNSDAVVLMKVFRRLPAVIEVLDELGLTDKAVLLERCGMEGQHIYTDIREAAEKELHYFSTLLVRKKQISKVAA, from the coding sequence ATGAAACAAGGAAAATCGCAGGGACGGCTTTATCTGGTCGGTGTCGGACCTGGTGACCCGGAACTTATGACCTATAAGGCCGTGCGGGTCCTTGAGCAGACCAAGGTCTGGGTGGCACCCAAGGCAAAGGCTGATGGCGCCAGTGCTGCCTTGCAGATTGCCTCAGCTATGGTGGGGCTCGCAGACAAGGAGGTTCTGGAGGTCCGCTTTCCCATGAAGAAGATCCGCCTGGAGCAGGAGCATGACCCTGAGGTGCAGCAGGGCTGGCAGGAGGCTGCCCGGATTGTGCTGGAGCGCCTTGATCAAGGCGAGGATGTTGCCTTTCCCACCCTGGGAGATCCGGGCCTTTATTCCACCTCCTTTTACCTGCTCAACACCCTGCAGGAGCTTCGCCAGGAGCTGCCGGTGACGATTATCCCAGGCATCACCGCCATGTCCGCCTGCTCTGCCCAGGTTAATGCGCCTTTAGGACTGGGAGATGATGTGCTTTCTGTTGTACCAGCTGCCTTTGATGATGCCCGCCTGCGTGATATTCTCCAGAACTCTGATGCTGTGGTGCTGATGAAGGTTTTTCGCCGTTTACCTGCGGTGATTGAGGTGCTGGACGAGTTGGGCCTGACGGACAAAGCGGTGCTGCTGGAGCGTTGCGGCATGGAAGGACAACACATCTATACTGATATACGCGAAGCAGCAGAGAAAGAGCTCCATTATTTCTCCACCCTGCTGGTTCGGAAAAAACAGATAAGTAAGGTCGCAGCATGA
- a CDS encoding Rpn family recombination-promoting nuclease/putative transposase → MSETRTLVSFDWAIKNILRDKANYDVLEGFLSTLLKKDIKILTILESESNQEDATDKFNRVDLSVEDENGEIYIIEVQAGWERYYLQRLLYGSSKLIVDRMRLGNSFAQVKKIISVSILYFLLGEGENDYIYKGTNEFYGLNTQEKLRLEPRKRRAVVGREIDAGKNVFPEYYLIEVERFHNIIKNGIDEWVYFFKNSEVRSDFRSKNIQAAAEKLDLLKMSATERRAYEKYLSNRASEKDMIESAYDEGIEKGKADVAVNMLRMGLLTIEQIAQATGLSEETVRKLSEDE, encoded by the coding sequence ATGAGCGAGACACGAACACTGGTCAGTTTCGACTGGGCGATCAAAAATATCCTGCGTGACAAAGCCAACTACGATGTACTGGAAGGCTTTCTCAGTACCTTACTCAAAAAAGACATCAAAATTTTGACCATCCTGGAAAGCGAAAGCAATCAGGAAGATGCAACCGACAAATTCAACCGGGTAGATCTCTCGGTAGAGGACGAGAACGGAGAAATCTACATCATTGAGGTACAGGCGGGCTGGGAACGCTATTATCTCCAGCGGCTCCTGTATGGTAGTTCCAAGCTCATTGTGGATCGCATGCGGCTGGGCAATTCATTTGCTCAGGTGAAAAAAATCATCTCCGTCAGCATTCTCTACTTTCTCCTTGGAGAAGGAGAAAACGATTATATCTATAAAGGAACCAATGAATTTTATGGCCTGAACACCCAGGAAAAGCTGCGTTTAGAACCAAGAAAACGCAGGGCAGTAGTGGGACGGGAGATTGATGCAGGCAAAAATGTTTTCCCAGAATACTACCTGATTGAAGTGGAGCGGTTCCACAATATTATCAAGAACGGCATCGACGAGTGGGTCTATTTTTTCAAAAATTCCGAAGTCAGGTCCGATTTTCGCTCCAAGAACATTCAGGCAGCTGCTGAGAAGCTTGATCTGCTGAAAATGTCTGCTACAGAACGTCGAGCCTATGAAAAATATCTGAGCAACAGGGCCAGCGAAAAAGACATGATCGAATCCGCCTATGATGAAGGAATCGAGAAAGGCAAAGCTGACGTGGCTGTTAACATGCTTCGTATGGGTCTGCTGACTATTGAACAGATTGCGCAGGCCACTGGGCTGTCCGAGGAGACAGTCAGGAAACTTTCTGAAGATGAGTAA
- a CDS encoding transposase, with protein MKKEPVKRYSQALKQQVVREYEEGVSIYSLRQKYGIGAHGTVERWIKKFGRSGYRAEVVHIQTVEDQLEFKAMKSRIKELESALAQSVLENRMLETTIEVADQSLGTDIKKISGGNYNQGSSCKADQQAGGL; from the coding sequence ATGAAAAAAGAACCTGTCAAACGTTACAGCCAGGCACTTAAACAACAGGTTGTCAGAGAGTACGAAGAGGGCGTCAGCATCTACAGCTTGCGTCAGAAATATGGCATTGGCGCTCACGGCACCGTAGAGCGATGGATTAAGAAGTTTGGCCGTTCCGGTTACCGCGCCGAGGTTGTGCATATCCAAACGGTTGAAGATCAGCTTGAATTTAAAGCAATGAAAAGCCGGATCAAGGAGCTGGAATCGGCATTGGCACAAAGCGTCCTTGAAAACCGGATGCTGGAAACCACGATAGAAGTAGCCGATCAATCATTGGGCACTGATATTAAAAAAATTTCGGGAGGAAATTATAACCAGGGCAGCAGCTGTAAGGCAGATCAGCAGGCAGGCGGCCTGTAA